The Lacipirellula parvula genome window below encodes:
- the gspG gene encoding type II secretion system major pseudopilin GspG, whose amino-acid sequence MNDKHSRRRGMVRASAQGFTLVEVLLVLIILVIIGSIVVPNLFGVKDKADIDAAKAQVNSMSTVMDIYRLDMNKYPATLKDLNDAPTDSAVADKWNGPYLKSALKPDPWSNEYQYASPGKKNTSSYDLWSNGPDGQSGTDDDIGNWEK is encoded by the coding sequence ATGAACGACAAGCATTCCCGCCGACGCGGCATGGTGCGAGCGAGTGCGCAGGGCTTTACCCTCGTGGAAGTTCTGTTGGTGTTGATCATTCTGGTGATCATCGGCTCAATCGTCGTGCCGAATCTGTTCGGCGTGAAGGATAAGGCCGACATCGACGCTGCGAAGGCACAGGTGAACTCGATGAGCACGGTAATGGACATCTACCGTCTCGACATGAACAAATACCCGGCGACGCTCAAAGATCTCAACGACGCGCCGACTGACAGCGCGGTGGCCGACAAGTGGAACGGCCCCTACTTGAAGTCGGCCTTGAAGCCGGACCCGTGGAGCAACGAGTATCAATACGCGTCCCCCGGGAAGAAGAACACTTCAAGCTATGACTTGTGGTCGAATGGTCCAGACGGGCAAAGCGGCACGGATGACGATATCGGCAACTGGGAGAAGTGA
- the greA gene encoding transcription elongation factor GreA — protein sequence MSDRTPMTRAGYEKLKAELNELENVQMPEIEKRIAIARADGDLKENAEYHGARESQGMLQAKINMLKAKLASGEIVDMSTMPKDQVVFGCTVKVKDLEFGDTEEFTLVGAGEEDYDIGKILVTSPLAQGLLGLKVGEKAEIEVPAGTNRFKILEIRFE from the coding sequence ATGAGCGATCGCACTCCGATGACCCGGGCCGGCTACGAGAAACTCAAGGCCGAGTTGAACGAGCTGGAAAACGTCCAGATGCCCGAGATTGAGAAGCGTATCGCGATTGCGCGCGCCGACGGCGACCTCAAAGAAAACGCCGAGTACCACGGCGCCCGCGAGAGCCAGGGGATGCTGCAGGCGAAGATCAACATGCTGAAGGCCAAGCTCGCCAGCGGCGAGATCGTGGACATGTCCACCATGCCGAAAGACCAGGTCGTCTTCGGCTGCACCGTGAAGGTGAAGGACCTCGAGTTCGGCGACACCGAGGAGTTCACCCTAGTCGGCGCCGGCGAAGAAGATTACGACATCGGCAAGATCCTCGTCACCAGCCCGCTGGCCCAAGGTCTGCTGGGCCTCAAGGTCGGCGAGAAGGCCGAGATTGAAGTCCCGGCGGGGACCAACCGGTTCAAGATTCTTGAGATCCGGTTTGAGTAG
- a CDS encoding secretin N-terminal domain-containing protein — translation MSFLAAINHRATLFATGAAAVVGVLALALPTPPAAVSHAQEASGGSNSGLVAPLVEMPALDFGVPTLPSTPAAAASAAAPAPVVATPAPIVVKPAPVPAAPAIVAQAPTAPMPVASPNPPQPVAPAVVSPPAATAPPQGLPAEEASLQLRQLNPDQLHARLELAFDRALPRLPDDGTPWLRFPVDAGDKLPVLIAGNRQTGEVRIVGRPEQLRAWREIVGALDSPPIGDRVTQLVSTDKAAAPHVKQTVGAIAAHAQPVAGQVTASGSAAGSLPAGAAELAMADGEGLLGPVQIEVVEGTDFFIIRGNPRDVERVMKVIEEIEEMSRVSEPQVVVRPLQHVDSQSMALITSRIFSPAAEGSFSLYPYYGPVLALPLGKPNALLLVGSPTAVGKAGELLGKLDVGGGESLTQFETFRLKNAQAEQAQLVVSQLFVQNEAEAEGTAPPLAAKALVIAETRTNSLIVRASPRDMEEIRKMVSEIDAPGGEAVNEIRVFRLKNSMAAELAPILQRAVRGAGQNDDAGQTDTRVSQLLKMVTIDAEGQKILASGVLAGVTVNADQRANTLIVSAPPESMSLMAVLIEQLDVQPDAVAEIKVFTIENGDAVSLEEMLRSLFGSADQGGAQGGQGGGGAQSTAGSRIFQLRFSVDERTNSIVAAGSSDELLVVEAVLLRLDSSDSRQRINRVYKLKNADAEQVALALQEWLQQKRDVEATAPGATSPFQQIEREVVIVAEINSNSLIVSATPSYYDEISDIIKQVDEEAPIVMIQVLIGEVTLGDIDEFGVEFGLQDSVLFDRSLLENITNINTVTQTQSPGGAVTTVTTQQVQAATQTPGYNFGDANQPLGNSGSASALATAGAVGAQGLSSFGVGRVSQAAGFGGMVLSASSNSISMLLRALQQSQRLEVLSRPQIMALDNQTGRAFVGQVVPYITQSSLEANGARTNVVTFQDVGLELLVRPRISPDNLVVMEVYAAKSELGSVQDGVPISVAPNGSAINAPIISTISAETTISAISGQTVVLSGLIVKRDRELHRRVPLLADIPLLGDLFRFDSKQVQKAELLIVLTPHVIRSRQQSEMLKQVESARMSWCLSDVVAINGPAGLRSANDTMGAAEGEVVFPTEIPNSEGRFEAAETIVTPGALPTPGNQPPVLAPTLAP, via the coding sequence ATGTCGTTCCTCGCCGCAATCAATCATCGAGCCACGCTCTTCGCCACCGGCGCTGCGGCCGTTGTGGGAGTGCTTGCCTTGGCCTTGCCGACGCCGCCTGCGGCTGTGTCGCATGCGCAGGAAGCGTCTGGCGGGTCGAACTCGGGGCTGGTGGCTCCGCTCGTTGAAATGCCGGCGCTCGATTTTGGCGTGCCGACGTTGCCGAGCACCCCGGCCGCGGCAGCTTCAGCGGCCGCGCCGGCTCCGGTAGTCGCGACGCCAGCCCCAATTGTCGTGAAGCCAGCGCCAGTGCCAGCGGCTCCGGCAATTGTGGCGCAAGCTCCAACGGCGCCTATGCCGGTCGCCTCGCCGAATCCACCGCAGCCAGTCGCTCCGGCCGTCGTGTCGCCGCCGGCGGCTACCGCGCCGCCGCAAGGCTTGCCGGCCGAAGAGGCGAGCCTGCAACTTCGCCAACTCAATCCTGATCAACTCCACGCGCGGCTTGAACTGGCGTTCGACCGCGCGTTGCCTCGGCTTCCTGATGACGGGACCCCGTGGCTGCGGTTCCCGGTCGACGCCGGCGACAAGCTGCCGGTGTTGATTGCCGGCAATCGCCAGACGGGCGAAGTTCGCATCGTGGGCCGGCCAGAGCAGCTACGCGCGTGGCGTGAAATTGTCGGAGCGCTCGACTCGCCGCCGATCGGCGACCGCGTGACGCAGCTTGTTTCCACCGACAAGGCAGCCGCGCCGCATGTGAAGCAAACGGTTGGCGCCATTGCGGCACACGCTCAACCGGTGGCAGGTCAAGTGACGGCGTCAGGCTCGGCGGCAGGTTCGCTTCCCGCCGGCGCCGCGGAACTCGCGATGGCCGACGGCGAAGGGCTGCTCGGCCCCGTGCAGATCGAGGTGGTGGAAGGAACCGACTTCTTCATCATTCGCGGCAACCCGCGCGACGTCGAGCGTGTGATGAAGGTGATCGAAGAAATCGAAGAGATGAGCCGCGTGAGCGAGCCGCAGGTGGTGGTTCGTCCGCTGCAGCACGTCGACTCGCAGTCGATGGCCCTCATCACGTCGCGGATTTTCTCGCCGGCGGCGGAAGGCAGCTTTAGCCTCTATCCGTACTACGGTCCGGTGTTGGCGTTGCCGCTCGGCAAGCCGAATGCGCTGCTGCTCGTCGGTTCGCCGACGGCCGTAGGCAAAGCGGGCGAGTTGCTGGGGAAGCTCGACGTCGGCGGGGGCGAATCGCTCACGCAGTTCGAAACGTTTCGCTTGAAGAATGCTCAGGCTGAGCAGGCGCAACTGGTCGTCTCGCAGCTGTTCGTCCAGAACGAAGCCGAGGCCGAAGGAACCGCGCCGCCATTGGCGGCAAAGGCGCTGGTGATTGCGGAGACGAGGACCAATTCGCTGATCGTGCGGGCGAGCCCGCGCGACATGGAAGAAATTCGCAAGATGGTGAGTGAGATCGACGCCCCGGGCGGCGAAGCGGTGAACGAGATTCGCGTGTTTCGGTTGAAGAACTCGATGGCGGCGGAACTTGCCCCCATCTTGCAACGCGCGGTTCGCGGGGCAGGACAGAATGACGACGCCGGCCAGACCGACACGCGCGTCTCGCAACTGTTGAAGATGGTCACCATCGACGCCGAGGGGCAGAAGATTCTCGCCTCGGGCGTCCTCGCGGGCGTCACCGTCAACGCCGACCAACGGGCCAACACGCTCATCGTCTCGGCGCCGCCGGAGAGCATGTCGCTGATGGCGGTGCTCATCGAGCAACTCGACGTGCAGCCCGACGCGGTGGCTGAAATCAAGGTGTTCACGATCGAGAATGGCGACGCGGTCAGCCTGGAAGAAATGCTGCGGAGTCTGTTCGGCAGCGCGGATCAGGGAGGAGCGCAGGGCGGCCAAGGAGGCGGCGGAGCCCAAAGTACGGCCGGCTCGCGCATTTTCCAGCTCCGTTTCTCAGTCGACGAACGTACCAACAGCATCGTCGCCGCCGGTAGCAGCGACGAACTGCTCGTCGTCGAAGCAGTCTTGTTGCGGCTCGACTCCAGCGACAGCCGGCAACGGATCAATCGCGTTTACAAACTGAAGAACGCCGACGCCGAGCAAGTCGCCTTGGCCCTGCAAGAATGGCTCCAACAAAAGCGCGACGTGGAAGCGACGGCGCCGGGCGCCACGAGCCCATTTCAGCAAATCGAACGTGAAGTGGTGATTGTCGCGGAAATCAACAGCAACAGTCTCATCGTCTCCGCGACGCCGTCGTACTACGATGAGATCTCCGACATCATCAAGCAAGTCGACGAAGAGGCCCCGATCGTGATGATCCAGGTTCTCATCGGCGAAGTAACCCTCGGCGACATCGACGAGTTCGGCGTCGAATTCGGTTTGCAGGATTCGGTGCTGTTCGACCGCAGCTTGCTAGAGAACATCACAAATATCAATACGGTGACGCAAACGCAATCGCCCGGCGGCGCCGTGACCACGGTGACGACGCAGCAGGTGCAGGCGGCGACGCAGACTCCGGGCTACAACTTCGGCGACGCCAACCAGCCGCTGGGCAATTCCGGCAGCGCTTCCGCCTTGGCGACCGCGGGCGCCGTGGGCGCGCAGGGCTTGTCGAGCTTCGGCGTCGGCCGCGTCAGCCAAGCGGCCGGGTTCGGCGGCATGGTGCTCTCGGCCTCAAGCAACAGCATCAGCATGTTGTTGCGAGCGTTGCAACAGTCGCAGCGGCTCGAAGTCCTCAGCCGGCCGCAGATCATGGCGCTCGACAATCAGACGGGGCGCGCATTCGTCGGTCAGGTCGTTCCGTACATCACGCAGAGCAGCCTCGAAGCGAACGGCGCGCGTACGAATGTCGTCACCTTCCAAGACGTCGGCTTGGAACTACTCGTTCGGCCGCGCATCAGCCCCGACAACCTCGTGGTGATGGAAGTCTACGCCGCGAAGAGCGAACTCGGCTCCGTGCAGGACGGCGTGCCGATCTCGGTCGCTCCGAACGGTTCCGCAATCAATGCGCCAATCATCAGCACCATTTCCGCAGAAACAACGATCAGCGCCATCAGCGGGCAGACGGTGGTGCTCAGCGGTCTCATCGTGAAGCGCGATCGCGAGCTCCACCGCCGCGTGCCGCTGCTGGCCGACATTCCGCTGCTCGGCGACTTGTTCCGCTTCGATTCGAAGCAGGTGCAGAAGGCGGAACTCCTCATCGTGCTGACGCCGCACGTCATTCGCAGCCGGCAACAGTCGGAAATGTTGAAGCAAGTCGAATCGGCCCGGATGAGCTGGTGCCTGTCCGACGTCGTTGCGATCAACGGCCCCGCCGGGCTGCGGAGCGCGAACGATACGATGGGCGCGGCCGAAGGCGAAGTCGTCTTCCCGACGGAGATTCCCAACTCGGAGGGACGGTTCGAAGCGGCGGAGACGATCGTCACGCCAGGAGCGCTGCCAACGCCCGGCAACCAGCCTCCTGTCCTAGCTCCCACGCTGGCGCCTTAG
- a CDS encoding aldose epimerase family protein, with protein MEFQVTGPSGMRAKFVSRGATLAELWVPDRDGAMADVVLGFDNEAGYASSDNQHFGCTTGRFANRIALGKFSLDGKEYQLAINNGVNHLHGGSQRDLSRVEWQGEPFAGPEGSGVIFRYVSPDGEEGYPGKLDIQVTYTLTPGNSLKIDYVATTDQATPVNLTNHSYFNLSGHGSPSVLDHEVWIGAERYTPKDAGAIPTGEIAPVEGTPLDFRTRRRIGERIGDFTGHEADGYDHNFVLNGPIGVMKMVATAYDPASGRTMHVHTDQPGMQMYTANFVWGQTCKAGQVYRKHSAVCFETQHFPDSPNKPQFPSCILRPGEEYRYSCAYEFGVEA; from the coding sequence ATGGAATTTCAAGTCACCGGTCCCTCGGGCATGCGGGCCAAGTTTGTCTCACGCGGCGCCACGCTGGCGGAGCTGTGGGTTCCGGATCGCGACGGGGCGATGGCCGACGTCGTGCTGGGGTTCGACAATGAAGCGGGCTACGCCAGCAGCGACAACCAGCATTTCGGCTGCACAACCGGCCGATTCGCTAACCGCATCGCCCTCGGCAAGTTCTCGCTCGACGGCAAAGAGTACCAGTTGGCGATCAACAACGGCGTCAACCACCTGCATGGCGGTTCGCAACGCGACCTGTCGCGGGTCGAGTGGCAAGGCGAGCCCTTTGCAGGGCCTGAAGGCAGCGGCGTGATCTTTCGCTATGTCAGCCCCGACGGCGAGGAAGGCTACCCCGGCAAGCTCGACATCCAGGTGACCTACACGCTCACGCCGGGTAACTCGCTCAAGATCGATTACGTGGCGACGACCGACCAAGCGACGCCCGTCAATCTGACGAACCACAGCTACTTCAACCTTTCAGGCCACGGTTCGCCATCGGTGCTCGACCACGAGGTTTGGATTGGGGCCGAGCGCTACACGCCGAAGGATGCCGGCGCGATTCCGACGGGCGAAATCGCGCCGGTCGAAGGAACGCCGCTCGACTTCCGCACACGGCGGCGGATTGGCGAGCGGATTGGCGATTTCACTGGCCACGAAGCGGACGGATACGATCACAACTTCGTGCTCAACGGCCCGATTGGCGTGATGAAGATGGTCGCCACGGCGTACGACCCCGCGTCGGGCCGCACGATGCACGTCCACACCGACCAGCCGGGCATGCAGATGTACACGGCCAACTTCGTGTGGGGCCAAACTTGTAAAGCGGGCCAAGTCTACCGAAAGCACTCAGCCGTCTGCTTCGAAACGCAGCACTTCCCCGATTCGCCGAACAAGCCGCAATTCCCGTCGTGCATCTTGCGACCGGGGGAGGAGTACCGGTACTCGTGCGCGTATGAATTCGGCGTTGAAGCCTAG
- a CDS encoding type IV pilus modification PilV family protein, protein MQQAFTLLEVILALAILGAAMAIFGEVMQLANQNALDAQAETQAQILASSVMDEILAGVIDDSPANRQPLETEGDVRWVYSVSSGTATVSGVYPVIVEVEQDLEARYKPVKFRLVRWFSTTPEGNESEEETANSQQSQQNANQSNNAQQGGAGTAGGAGGAGSAGGSP, encoded by the coding sequence TTGCAGCAAGCATTCACGCTGCTGGAAGTAATTCTGGCGCTCGCGATTCTCGGCGCCGCGATGGCGATCTTCGGCGAGGTGATGCAGCTGGCGAACCAGAACGCCCTCGATGCCCAGGCCGAGACGCAGGCTCAGATACTCGCCAGTTCGGTGATGGATGAGATTCTCGCCGGCGTCATCGATGATTCGCCCGCCAATCGCCAGCCGTTGGAGACGGAAGGCGATGTGCGGTGGGTCTATTCCGTGAGCTCGGGGACGGCGACGGTCAGCGGCGTGTACCCGGTTATCGTCGAGGTCGAGCAAGATCTGGAGGCCCGCTACAAGCCGGTGAAGTTTCGCCTCGTGCGGTGGTTCTCAACGACGCCGGAGGGGAACGAGTCGGAGGAAGAAACGGCTAACTCGCAGCAATCACAGCAGAATGCGAACCAATCGAACAACGCCCAGCAGGGTGGGGCGGGTACGGCTGGGGGAGCAGGCGGCGCGGGCTCCGCGGGAGGCTCACCGTGA
- a CDS encoding type II secretion system protein GspK, with amino-acid sequence METNALHAIHSRQRQRRGSVLLLVLIVVAMLTLGTATYLELMQNERMAVRHHGRGLQAERLAESGVEYARTLVGLTPAEILQAGGLANNPTSMQAIIVDDEGNEFDRGRFSIISPAQVDGYYSGYKFGLENESAKLNVNALLAPGAEDGAATRLLALPGMTAEIADAILDWLDADVTPRTNGAEAESYAQLTPSYEPRNGPISDLDELLQVRGVTPELLYGVDQNRNFIVDANETPCGQLLEIDNADGYLNRGWSAYLTTGSVEAMQPAAASTGSVSTSTTSTATPLQFNGSDLQQLYNSLSPVIGEDKAKFFIAYRQYGPLQDQQNNGATGAASQAGGAGGAGSGGQSNGGGGGGQQGNQQGNQQGSGGQQGGQPPNGSEQIQPGSGLVGQDQNQQPVVIEPSAITLNFQQQGQTQVNSPLDLVGVRVQIPGQNNGPPQNVTSPWAEDAASYRELLKLYDAAPPTTAQRVAGRVNVNQASRFVLQSIPSLPAAAVGKIISRREAEPDPAVSEQRHALWLLIDGVVTLAEMRQIERYVTTGGDAFSGQAVGFFDAGPAAARQEFIVDRSGTTPHLRLQRDLTPLGRGFSTLSMGVESSETPQ; translated from the coding sequence ATGGAAACTAACGCCCTGCACGCGATTCACTCTCGTCAACGCCAGCGCCGCGGCAGTGTGTTGCTGCTCGTGCTGATCGTCGTGGCGATGCTCACGCTCGGCACGGCGACGTACCTGGAGTTAATGCAGAACGAGCGAATGGCAGTCCGGCATCACGGCCGCGGGCTGCAGGCGGAGCGGCTTGCGGAGTCGGGCGTTGAGTATGCACGGACGCTCGTGGGGCTGACCCCTGCGGAGATCTTGCAAGCTGGCGGGCTGGCGAACAACCCAACCTCAATGCAGGCAATCATTGTCGACGACGAGGGGAATGAGTTCGATCGCGGCCGGTTCTCGATCATCTCGCCGGCGCAGGTCGACGGTTACTATTCAGGCTACAAGTTCGGCCTCGAAAACGAGTCGGCGAAGTTGAACGTCAACGCCTTACTGGCGCCAGGCGCCGAGGACGGAGCCGCGACCCGCTTGCTGGCCCTGCCGGGAATGACGGCGGAAATCGCTGATGCGATTCTCGACTGGCTCGACGCCGATGTGACGCCGCGGACGAACGGCGCCGAGGCCGAGTCGTACGCGCAACTCACGCCGTCGTACGAGCCGCGCAACGGACCGATCAGCGATCTTGACGAACTGCTTCAGGTGCGCGGCGTGACGCCCGAACTGCTGTACGGCGTCGATCAGAATCGTAACTTTATCGTCGATGCCAACGAGACGCCGTGCGGGCAGCTGCTGGAGATCGACAATGCCGACGGATATCTCAATCGCGGTTGGTCGGCGTATCTCACGACTGGAAGCGTCGAGGCGATGCAACCGGCCGCCGCTTCAACCGGCAGCGTGTCGACGTCGACCACTTCCACGGCGACGCCCCTGCAATTCAACGGCAGCGACCTGCAGCAGCTTTACAACAGCCTGAGCCCCGTGATCGGCGAGGACAAGGCGAAGTTTTTCATCGCCTACCGGCAGTACGGACCATTGCAGGATCAGCAGAACAACGGCGCGACCGGCGCTGCAAGCCAGGCTGGAGGCGCCGGAGGAGCGGGGAGCGGCGGACAGAGCAATGGCGGCGGAGGCGGAGGCCAGCAAGGCAATCAACAGGGCAACCAGCAAGGGAGCGGCGGCCAACAGGGTGGCCAACCGCCGAACGGCTCCGAGCAGATCCAACCAGGCAGCGGGCTTGTTGGCCAGGATCAGAATCAACAGCCGGTAGTGATCGAACCCTCGGCGATCACGCTCAACTTCCAACAGCAGGGCCAAACGCAAGTGAATTCGCCGCTCGATCTCGTCGGCGTGCGCGTCCAGATTCCGGGGCAGAACAACGGCCCGCCGCAGAACGTCACTTCGCCATGGGCCGAGGATGCAGCGTCCTATCGCGAATTGCTCAAACTCTACGATGCTGCGCCGCCGACGACGGCCCAGCGCGTCGCGGGGAGAGTGAACGTGAATCAAGCGTCGCGGTTCGTGTTGCAATCGATTCCTTCGCTGCCCGCCGCGGCGGTCGGCAAGATCATTAGTCGCCGCGAGGCGGAGCCCGACCCGGCGGTAAGCGAGCAGCGGCACGCGCTCTGGCTGCTGATCGACGGCGTCGTCACGCTCGCCGAGATGCGGCAGATTGAACGGTATGTCACGACCGGGGGCGACGCCTTCAGCGGTCAAGCTGTCGGCTTCTTCGACGCCGGGCCCGCGGCTGCCCGGCAGGAGTTCATTGTCGACCGTTCGGGGACGACGCCCCACCTGCGGCTGCAGCGCGATTTGACGCCGCTCGGCCGGGGCTTTAGCACGCTGTCGATGGGCGTTGAGTCGAGCGAGACGCCTCAGTAG
- a CDS encoding prepilin-type N-terminal cleavage/methylation domain-containing protein, producing the protein MPIVAAIPAGASRDRVRLSGSARRRGMTLVEILLVLALVVLIGSMVAPVFNGVFSTIRLRRGGDQVIAQWSAARMRAIETGEVQQFRFTPETGKLVVEPWTGVLGADADSRRSTGAASTSSASTAAGGTTSTTTAASSTAATGTAKTTNVTLPEEVVFHAGELAVEDYETGERSVASLQEPGEDQSTPILFFPDGTTSDASVLLTNGKQQFVRLTLRGLTGVGRASLVLTQEELQRADRRK; encoded by the coding sequence ATGCCAATCGTCGCTGCGATTCCTGCAGGTGCGTCGCGTGACCGCGTACGGCTGAGCGGATCGGCTCGGCGTCGCGGCATGACGTTGGTCGAAATTTTGCTCGTGCTGGCGCTTGTCGTCTTGATCGGCAGCATGGTGGCGCCGGTTTTCAACGGCGTTTTTTCGACGATTCGCCTGCGTCGCGGCGGCGACCAAGTGATCGCCCAGTGGTCGGCGGCGCGGATGCGGGCGATCGAGACGGGCGAGGTGCAGCAATTTCGCTTCACGCCCGAAACGGGGAAGTTGGTCGTTGAACCTTGGACCGGCGTGCTGGGGGCGGACGCTGATTCGCGGCGTTCGACCGGCGCTGCGTCGACTTCTTCGGCATCAACGGCCGCTGGCGGCACGACTTCCACGACCACGGCGGCGAGCAGCACCGCGGCGACGGGGACTGCCAAGACGACGAACGTGACGCTTCCTGAAGAGGTTGTCTTTCACGCCGGCGAACTGGCGGTGGAAGATTACGAAACGGGCGAGCGGAGCGTCGCGTCGCTACAGGAACCGGGCGAAGACCAGTCGACGCCGATTCTATTCTTTCCCGACGGCACCACGTCGGACGCCTCTGTCCTGCTGACGAACGGCAAGCAGCAGTTTGTGCGTTTGACGCTGCGCGGGCTGACCGGGGTCGGTCGGGCGAGTTTGGTGCTGACGCAAGAAGAACTGCAACGCGCGGATCGGCGGAAGTGA
- a CDS encoding BON domain-containing protein encodes MPRFRQLAVTYAAAGVLAFAASAHQAAAQTGARGGLSQSRTGSLRSNYTGGISGARDGISSSYGASTGGAFAQQQGGNGAGGGTGNGPMGQSALGSGPMSAGLSQSGSERFQQGGFVGRDAQDVRAGFESQAGGRRGTGGTLDTMIENLNEMRDSRRRWREQNAAPPAIRVQLKPAFDAPAITPLQANVPLQRRLAKEMATVGVSSPQIEMVGRTAVIRGSVATERDRELIARLASLEPGVSQVENLVQIQPAAASPPSPPRLVPAAE; translated from the coding sequence ATGCCCCGTTTCCGCCAACTCGCAGTCACCTACGCGGCTGCCGGCGTTCTGGCGTTCGCCGCTAGTGCTCACCAAGCAGCCGCACAAACCGGCGCCCGCGGTGGGTTGAGCCAAAGTCGCACCGGTAGCCTCCGCAGCAACTACACCGGCGGCATCTCCGGCGCTCGCGACGGCATCTCCAGCAGTTACGGCGCGAGTACCGGCGGCGCCTTCGCTCAGCAACAAGGCGGCAACGGCGCTGGCGGCGGTACAGGCAATGGCCCCATGGGACAGAGCGCTCTTGGCAGCGGCCCCATGTCCGCGGGACTATCGCAATCAGGAAGCGAGCGGTTCCAACAAGGCGGCTTCGTTGGCCGCGATGCTCAGGACGTGCGAGCGGGCTTCGAAAGCCAAGCGGGCGGTCGCCGCGGTACGGGCGGCACGCTCGACACGATGATCGAAAACCTCAACGAGATGCGCGACTCGCGCCGTCGCTGGCGCGAACAGAACGCCGCTCCGCCGGCGATCCGCGTTCAACTCAAACCCGCGTTCGACGCTCCCGCGATCACGCCACTGCAGGCAAACGTGCCTCTTCAACGCCGCTTGGCGAAAGAGATGGCCACCGTCGGCGTCAGTTCGCCCCAGATCGAAATGGTCGGCCGCACCGCGGTCATTCGCGGCAGCGTCGCCACGGAGCGCGATCGCGAGCTTATCGCCCGCCTGGCTTCGCTCGAACCGGGAGTGTCTCAAGTAGAGAATCTCGTACAGATCCAGCCTGCGGCCGCTTCGCCGCCTTCGCCGCCTCGTTTAGTTCCCGCCGCTGAGTAG
- a CDS encoding prepilin-type N-terminal cleavage/methylation domain-containing protein, whose translation MMIHARNEWRAEQRGCAPQAGFTLMEIVLALALTSVVTYLLMTAVELFVIRIETSRGRVESSQIARTILDQMADDIASLRIDPPRAAASPGSGSGAGGGTQAGGGGGSAGASQGAASGQGGAGGAGTAGGQAGAGNAGGVGSGSATGGNALAPATLHGIFGNAEELRIDRAAPQNWARASREVDPTEPAAVGDFPRTVRYYLGEGTGQTSQELAKQGVTVEEEPTANAAGLYREVIPTTALADDSDPLASPASREGARVELLAPEVVKLEFHYFDGQQLVDEWDVAEDGGLPKGVEILLTINQPDYGPQSDAEQQRRTQTGQNYREKDLVVYRRFVRIPAANPPQAAELLLPQAQNGGAQPAQGNAGAGNNGGGNGGNNAAGGNGQGGQGGQGGQAGANNGN comes from the coding sequence GTGATGATTCACGCTCGCAACGAGTGGCGTGCTGAACAACGAGGCTGCGCCCCGCAAGCCGGCTTCACGCTCATGGAGATCGTGCTCGCGCTCGCGCTTACTTCGGTCGTCACGTACTTGTTGATGACAGCGGTTGAGCTCTTTGTCATCCGCATTGAGACGAGCCGCGGTCGGGTCGAGTCTTCGCAAATCGCGCGAACAATTCTCGACCAGATGGCAGATGACATTGCCTCGCTCCGCATCGATCCGCCGCGCGCGGCGGCGAGTCCAGGGTCGGGGAGTGGCGCAGGAGGCGGCACTCAGGCGGGAGGCGGCGGTGGATCTGCGGGCGCCAGCCAAGGGGCTGCGTCAGGGCAAGGCGGCGCAGGCGGTGCAGGAACTGCCGGAGGGCAAGCAGGAGCTGGCAATGCAGGCGGCGTCGGCAGCGGCAGCGCGACGGGCGGCAATGCTCTTGCCCCCGCGACGCTACACGGAATTTTCGGCAACGCTGAAGAGTTGCGAATCGACCGCGCGGCGCCGCAGAACTGGGCTCGCGCCAGTCGCGAGGTTGATCCGACCGAGCCGGCGGCGGTGGGCGACTTCCCGCGGACTGTGCGCTACTACTTAGGCGAGGGGACCGGGCAAACGTCGCAAGAGCTGGCGAAGCAGGGCGTCACCGTCGAAGAGGAGCCAACGGCGAACGCCGCGGGGCTCTACCGCGAGGTGATTCCGACGACGGCGCTCGCCGACGATTCTGATCCGCTGGCCAGTCCAGCGTCTCGCGAAGGTGCACGGGTCGAACTGCTTGCTCCCGAAGTGGTGAAGCTCGAATTCCATTACTTCGACGGCCAGCAGCTCGTCGACGAGTGGGACGTCGCTGAGGATGGCGGGCTGCCGAAGGGTGTGGAGATTTTGCTGACGATCAACCAGCCCGACTATGGCCCGCAGTCCGACGCCGAGCAGCAGCGGCGAACGCAGACGGGACAGAACTATCGAGAAAAAGACTTGGTCGTCTATCGGCGGTTCGTGCGGATTCCGGCGGCGAACCCGCCGCAGGCTGCCGAACTCTTGCTGCCGCAAGCCCAGAACGGCGGGGCGCAGCCGGCTCAAGGGAATGCCGGCGCCGGCAACAACGGCGGCGGTAACGGCGGGAACAACGCGGCCGGCGGGAACGGCCAGGGAGGGCAGGGGGGCCAAGGCGGGCAGGCGGGAGCAAACAATGGAAACTAA